One Candidatus Hydrogenedentota bacterium genomic window carries:
- a CDS encoding TVP38/TMEM64 family protein, producing the protein MNDSPPEITPGRALSGLKFFLLVLLVGAGWFVLRGTPVGDAVRDYEWVRLRMVESGAWGGWLFAAGGAVLTMAGLPRMALAFAGGVVFGAVWGTVWSLLGALLGAGALFHLARFLGRDFVLPRLPVRIRRYDTLLRENTFLVILSIRFFPLGHNTLTNLLAGVSTARALPFFTATLAGYLPTTVVFALMGAGLQKASLVQTAAGAGLFLVSVGIMALAARRIRARAGGEGDD; encoded by the coding sequence ATGAACGATAGTCCCCCCGAAATCACGCCGGGACGGGCGCTGTCCGGGCTGAAGTTCTTCCTGCTGGTGCTGCTGGTGGGGGCGGGGTGGTTTGTTCTCCGGGGGACGCCGGTGGGGGACGCGGTGCGGGATTATGAGTGGGTGCGGCTGCGGATGGTGGAGAGCGGGGCGTGGGGCGGGTGGCTGTTTGCGGCGGGGGGGGCCGTGCTGACGATGGCGGGGCTCCCGCGCATGGCGCTGGCCTTTGCGGGGGGCGTGGTGTTCGGGGCGGTGTGGGGGACGGTCTGGTCGCTGCTGGGCGCGCTGCTGGGGGCGGGGGCGCTGTTCCATCTGGCGCGGTTTCTGGGGCGGGACTTCGTGCTGCCGCGCCTGCCGGTGCGGATCCGCCGCTATGACACGCTGCTGCGGGAGAACACGTTTCTGGTGATCCTCTCGATCCGGTTCTTCCCGCTGGGGCACAACACGCTGACGAACCTGCTCGCGGGGGTGAGCACGGCGCGCGCGCTGCCCTTTTTCACCGCGACGCTGGCGGGCTACCTGCCGACGACGGTGGTCTTCGCCCTGATGGGCGCGGGGCTCCAGAAGGCGTCCCTCGTGCAGACGGCGGCGGGCGCGGGCCTGTTCCTGGTGTCCGTGGGGATCATGGCGCTGGCGGCGCGGCGCATCCGCGCGCGGGCGGGCGGAGAGGGGGATGACTGA